Within the Pseudomonas putida genome, the region CGAACAGCCCGGACCATTGGCCCTTGGGTCAGAAGTTGGCCGGTGTGTTGGCGCTGATGATCTCCGCCTCGTCCTGACCAATGTTCTTGAAGCTGTGCGGCAGGGTGGTGGGGATGTAGTAACCATCGCCAGAGTTGAGAACGCTGACCTGGCCATCGACCCACAATTCCACGGTCCCTCGTGTGACCAGCCCGCATTCCTCGCCTTCGGCATGCACTATCGGTTCACCCGAATCGGCACCTGGCGCATACAACTCACGCAGCATGCGCATCTGCCGTGCCTCGACGCTGGCACCGACCAGCAGCATGCGCAGGCCATTGCGGCCCAGGTCAGGCTGCTCGCTGGCGCGAAACACGAAGCGCTCTTCTCGTACCGGCTCGTCGAAACTGAAGAACTCTGCCAAGGTCATGGGGATGCCTTCGAGCAGTTTCTTCAGGGAACTGACCGACGGGCTGACGCGGTTTTGCTCGATCTGCGAGATGGTCGAGTTGGTCAGCCCGCTGCGGCGGGCCAGTTCGCGTTGGGAAAGGTTGTTGCGTTCACGCACCAGTTTGAGTCGTGTCCCCGTGTCCATAGCCGCCTTGTAATCAGAGGTGTTAAAAATAATTGGCGCATTAAAACACACTCTGCACGCGCGCGCTGTGCTTGTCAGGCCCGCGCACGCGGCATCGGCCACAGCCCGACCAGCAGCAACAGCACAGCCACGACCAGGAAGGGCAGGCGCGGGTCGAGGGCGTAGATCAGTGTCCCGGCCAGCGGGCCGATCACCGCCCCCATGCCTTGAGCGGCACCGATGGAGCCGGCAGTGGCGCCCTGTTCTGCGGCGTTCATGGCATTGGCGGCGAGTGCCGAGAACGCCGGGAAAACAAAGCCCATGCCGGCGGCGGCGACAAAATAGCACCCCCACAGCCATGGCGCGGTGGTAGCCAGCGAGCCGGCGGCGAAGCCCATTGCCGAAACGCTGGCGCCGACGCGGATCATCTTCAGCGGTGGCCATTCCAGCTGGCGCAGGATGACCTGTGACAGGATCAGTGCCACCCCGACGGTGGTCAGGGCGATGCCGGCGGCTTGGGCGGCCTCCGCCGGCCCCAGTTGCAGGCGGTCTAGGGCGAAGAAGCCGACGATGATCTGCGACACCGTCACGCTGAGCATCGCGCTGAAGGCCACCAGCAGCGGCCGGCGCAGGCGCGGGTCGCTCAGATGCACCGGACTGGGCGTATGGCGATGTGCGAGGGGTTGCGGCTTGAGTTTGAACAGCAGGACCAGAAACGCGCTGGCAGGTAGCAGCGACATCACATGAAAGGGCAGGCTCAAGCTGTGCCGTGCCAGCAAGGCCGCCAGCGCCGGCCCCAATACCAGGCCTACAGCATTCGCTGCCCCCAGCGATGCCATGGCCCGGGCACGCTGCTGTGGCCCGACATGGTCGGCGATCAGCGCATTGCAGCCCACCGGAATGGCCGCGTAGAAGGCGCCGATACAGCCGCGCGCGAGCATCAGGCCGACGAACGCCAAGGTAGCCCCTGGCAGCCAGCGCAAGGCGCCTTCGACGAACAGGCACAGCAGCCAGTACGCCAGCGTGAAGCCAGCACTGCCCAGCAACAGGATGCGGCGGCGGCCCAGTCGATCAGCTGCGCGCCCCCATGGGCGGGCCAGCAGCACCCAGACCACACCCGATACAGTCACCGCTGCGCCGGCTTGCCAGGTGGCCATGCCGAGCAGGCGGGCGATGGGCCCGATCAAGGCGACGAAGGCCATCATCGCCATGGTGCAGGCCATGTTGGCCAGCAGCAACGGGCGCGTGTCCAGTGTGCTGGCGGTGGTCAGGGTGGCAGGGTCCTTCGCGACATTCATCGGGCATTCCAGGGCAGTTGGGCAGACGGCGTGCAAATGGATGGGAACATTCATCGGTTGTCGGGGCTGCCCATGCACCACCTGCCGTCAGTCACTGCGGCGCAGCGGCCCTGGCCACATGCTACGCAATACCCCGTCCCGGCGCACCAGCGCATGCATCAGCGCGGCGCCCAGGTGCACCAGCACCGTAGCGAACAGCAGGTAGCCGGCCCAGCCATGCGCCTGGCGCAGTATTGCGTACAGTTGCAGGTCGTGGGGGGCGATCGCGGGCAGTTGCAGTGGGCGAGGATACCCGCCTGCCGAGAGCATGGCCCAACCCAATAGCGGCATTGCCAGCATCAACGCGTAGAGCAACAGGTGCGATGCGCCCGCAGCGAGTCGCTGCAGCGCGGGCAGCTCCTGTGGCAGAGGCGGGTGGGGCAGGCTCAGGCGCAGGCCGATACGCACGATTACCAGAAGCAGCAGGGCCAGGCCCGTGGCCTTGTGCAGCTCTACCAGCACCGGGTGGCGCAACGAGAGGTCGCCCACCATGCTCACGCCAATGAACAGCATGGCGATGATCAGAACCGCCATCAGCCAATGCACCAGGCGGGCCAGGGGGTGGAAGGCTTCAGGTTTCATGGGCGGGCTCCTGCGCCGAGGGCTTCGCGGCTGCGGCGGTTGAAGGATTCCGAGTAGGCCGCCGAACGGGCAGCGAGGATCGGGTCATTGGAGGGCTGGATGCCGCTGGGCAGGATCAACGGGTCGAAATTCACGTCACGGCAGGCGCCTTGCTCCGGCGCATCCACCTGTTCGATGACCAGGGTGCCGGCATCGACGCTGCGCCGCTCGGCGGGCCAGGGCTGGGCCGGGTCGTCCTGCGCATCGCCGGGGTTGGCCAATACCAGGCGCAGGGTCCAACGCAACGGGCCTTGGTTCAGGCGTTGCTGCAGGTCATGCTGCAGGAACTGCTTGTCGTCGACCTTGCCGGGCAAGGCCGCAAAAGGCGTTTGCGGCTCCAGCTGCCAACGCACTGGGTGCGCAGCGCCACTGGCATCGATCAGGCGGAAGGCATTGATGCTGTGGTACTGGGTGTTGGCAAAACTGTCGCTGGGTTTGTAGCTTGCGGCCCATTGGCGGAAGGCGGCGCTTTCCGGGTGGGCGGCAAAGAAGGCCTGCTGCTTTGCCGGGTCCGGCTTGCCGGTAGCAGGGTCGGGCGCGTTGGCCAGCACCTGGTCGTAAAACCCTTGTGGCGTGCTGATCGCCAGCACGGGCGGATTGTTCATCCCAGTGCGCCAGACTTGACCGTCGTCGGTGCTCAGCTCAATGGCCAGGCTGCGCACCGGGACGCCGGTATCGGGGGCGAAGGGGTTGGCGCCACCGATGGCGAAACGGCCGATGACCGGTACGCGATCCTGGGTGAACGCGCGTGCTGTCGACAGCGCGGCGGCCTGGCCGCTGGGCTGGAAATAGCCGCTCACGCACAGGCCCTTGGCGTGGTTCTTGCGATAGCCGGGATAGTGGCCGGCCTGGGCTTCGAAGGTGTCGATGATGCGTTGCGGGGTCAGCTCTGGCCCGCCGATCCAGCCTGCGGCGTAGGCAAAGCCTGCGCCCAGGGCCAGCATCACGGCGCCAATGCCGGCCAGGCGCAGGGCCTTGTCCGGGCCGTGCAAGGGTGAGTTCATGGTGTTCATCCGGTTCTGTGAAGATGCCGGTACGACGGGGCTGGGAAATATTTATTCCATGGGTGGGAATATATTTTGTGGCGGAGCGTCTGCCCCATACACTGACCACCCCCGAGCCGGTACCTTGCCATGCACGACCTGGACGAACAGCAGTGGCGCGAGTTGCTGCAGCGCCTGCGCCGCTTTGCCTTGTGGCTGAGCCGCGAACCGGGCAGCGCCGACGACCTGGTGCAGGCCACGGTGGAGCGAGCCCTTAGCCGCAGCACCCAGCAACGTGATGCCGATGCGCTGCGTGCCTGGTTGTTCACCATTCTTTACCGGCTGTTTCTTGACGGTAAACGCCGTGAGCGCCTGCACAACCGCTGGTTATCGTGGTTCGGCCGGGCGGAACAGGAAAGCGAAGCACTCGGCGGCAACATCGAAAGCATCGTTCTGGCCCAGGCCGACCTGCAAGCCTTCGCCCGGCTATCGACCGAGCAGCGTGCCTTGCTGCTGTTGGTGAGTGTCGAAGGGCTGAGCTACAAAGAGGCGGCCCAGACACTCGGCATCCCCATCGGCACGGTGATGTCGCGCCTGTCACGTGCCCGTGCCGCCCTGCGTGAACTGACCGAGGGCAACCCCCAGCCCCCGGCTCTGCGGAGACTGAAATGACGCGCCTGATACCCAGCGAAGACGAGTTGCATGCCTACGTTGATGATCGACTCGAGCCGACGCGGCGTGCCGAGGTGCAGGCCTGGCTGGCGGCCAACCCTCAGCAAGCTGCACGTATAGAGGGCTGGCTCAACGACGCTCGGCGCTTGCGCACGGCCCTGGCCGGTTTCGGTGATCAACCCGGGGCGCAGTTGGATCTCGGCCAGTTGCAACGGCGTGTGCGTCAACGGCGCCAGCGGCGCCTGGCGTCGGCTGCAGTGCTGCTGCTGGCCCTGGGCGTGGGCGGGGTGGGTGGTTGGCAGGCGCGGCAGGTCACGTTGGCAGGGAGCGCGTTGCCCATGGCCGATGCGGTCCAGGCGCATCGTTTGTTCGCCGGCAGTGAGGCGCTGGATATCCAGGCCAGTGACCCCACGCAGTTGCGCGACTGGCTGGGCAGGCATTTCAGCAGGGTGGGGCAATTGCCTGACTTGACCGGTTACGGGTTCCAGCCTGTTGGGGCACGATTGTTGAGCAATGAGCAAGGGCCTGCGGCGTTGCTGGTGTTCCAGGACCGCCAAGGGCAGCGCATCAGCCTGTTCCTGCGCTCACCTGGCGAGCGTTTCGAACGCATGCCGCAAGGGCAGCGTGTCGATGGCCAACTGGAAGCGAGGTACTGGTCGCATGGGGCCTACAACTTTGCCTTGGTAAGCGCGGCGGATGATGTGCGCGGGGCCGGGGTGGGGGAGGCCTTGCGTTCGGGCCTTTAGGGTTGGGTAAGCCCGGTCACGGGCCATTGAGCAACGTGTGCGCTGGAGTAACAGCCTTACCCAATTTCTGGAAGTTGACGCAACTTCTGTGAGAGCGGTTGGCCCGGAAACTCGTTGGTCTTGCCGGTTAGTCGGTCGCTGGCAGGGCGGGCCTCATCGCCGGCAAGCCGGCTCCCACAAAAAGAATCGCGTCAACTTTTAGCAATTGGGTACGACAGTCCCCCCCTGTGAGAGGAATCGAAAAGCTGGCGCGATCCTTGTGGGAGCCGGCTTGCCGGCGATCACCGGCGAAGCCGGTGCC harbors:
- a CDS encoding cupin domain-containing protein — its product is MDTGTRLKLVRERNNLSQRELARRSGLTNSTISQIEQNRVSPSVSSLKKLLEGIPMTLAEFFSFDEPVREERFVFRASEQPDLGRNGLRMLLVGASVEARQMRMLRELYAPGADSGEPIVHAEGEECGLVTRGTVELWVDGQVSVLNSGDGYYIPTTLPHSFKNIGQDEAEIISANTPANF
- a CDS encoding MFS transporter, which gives rise to MNVAKDPATLTTASTLDTRPLLLANMACTMAMMAFVALIGPIARLLGMATWQAGAAVTVSGVVWVLLARPWGRAADRLGRRRILLLGSAGFTLAYWLLCLFVEGALRWLPGATLAFVGLMLARGCIGAFYAAIPVGCNALIADHVGPQQRARAMASLGAANAVGLVLGPALAALLARHSLSLPFHVMSLLPASAFLVLLFKLKPQPLAHRHTPSPVHLSDPRLRRPLLVAFSAMLSVTVSQIIVGFFALDRLQLGPAEAAQAAGIALTTVGVALILSQVILRQLEWPPLKMIRVGASVSAMGFAAGSLATTAPWLWGCYFVAAAGMGFVFPAFSALAANAMNAAEQGATAGSIGAAQGMGAVIGPLAGTLIYALDPRLPFLVVAVLLLLVGLWPMPRARA
- a CDS encoding cytochrome b: MKPEAFHPLARLVHWLMAVLIIAMLFIGVSMVGDLSLRHPVLVELHKATGLALLLLVIVRIGLRLSLPHPPLPQELPALQRLAAGASHLLLYALMLAMPLLGWAMLSAGGYPRPLQLPAIAPHDLQLYAILRQAHGWAGYLLFATVLVHLGAALMHALVRRDGVLRSMWPGPLRRSD
- a CDS encoding catalase family peroxidase, coding for MNSPLHGPDKALRLAGIGAVMLALGAGFAYAAGWIGGPELTPQRIIDTFEAQAGHYPGYRKNHAKGLCVSGYFQPSGQAAALSTARAFTQDRVPVIGRFAIGGANPFAPDTGVPVRSLAIELSTDDGQVWRTGMNNPPVLAISTPQGFYDQVLANAPDPATGKPDPAKQQAFFAAHPESAAFRQWAASYKPSDSFANTQYHSINAFRLIDASGAAHPVRWQLEPQTPFAALPGKVDDKQFLQHDLQQRLNQGPLRWTLRLVLANPGDAQDDPAQPWPAERRSVDAGTLVIEQVDAPEQGACRDVNFDPLILPSGIQPSNDPILAARSAAYSESFNRRSREALGAGARP
- a CDS encoding sigma-70 family RNA polymerase sigma factor: MHDLDEQQWRELLQRLRRFALWLSREPGSADDLVQATVERALSRSTQQRDADALRAWLFTILYRLFLDGKRRERLHNRWLSWFGRAEQESEALGGNIESIVLAQADLQAFARLSTEQRALLLLVSVEGLSYKEAAQTLGIPIGTVMSRLSRARAALRELTEGNPQPPALRRLK
- a CDS encoding anti-sigma factor family protein, whose translation is MTRLIPSEDELHAYVDDRLEPTRRAEVQAWLAANPQQAARIEGWLNDARRLRTALAGFGDQPGAQLDLGQLQRRVRQRRQRRLASAAVLLLALGVGGVGGWQARQVTLAGSALPMADAVQAHRLFAGSEALDIQASDPTQLRDWLGRHFSRVGQLPDLTGYGFQPVGARLLSNEQGPAALLVFQDRQGQRISLFLRSPGERFERMPQGQRVDGQLEARYWSHGAYNFALVSAADDVRGAGVGEALRSGL